One Trichomycterus rosablanca isolate fTriRos1 chromosome 12, fTriRos1.hap1, whole genome shotgun sequence DNA window includes the following coding sequences:
- the LOC134324592 gene encoding ras-related protein Rab-20-like yields MAESMKKQKKPDVKIVLLGDMNVGKTSLLHRYTERKFKDTMSTVGGAFFLKQWGPYNISIWDTAGREQFHGLGSLYCRGAAAVILTYDITNWQSYLELEDRFLSLTETANPDCIFAIVGNKADLTDSQAQAPEPDVKDVKDGAVPSPASTLQRKQVNREDAMALYGRVLHYKGLEVKDCLPADRMCFETSAKSGYNVDILFERLFDMVVPFILKKRNEGESMTVDLEAPSTNKRTKSACCV; encoded by the exons ATGGCGGAATCCATGAAGAAGCAGAAAAAACCCGATGTGAAAATCGTCTTGCTGGGGGACATGAATGTGGGGAAAACCTCTTTACTGCACAGGTACACCGAGAGAAAATTCAAGGACACGATGAGCACGGTTGGAGGGGCTTTCTTTCTTAAACAGTGGGGACCCTATAATATCTCCATATGGGACACAGCAG GTCGGGAGCAGTTCCATGGCCTTGGCTCATTGTACTGTCGTGGTGCAGCTGCAGTCATCCTTACCTATGACATCACCAATTGGCAAAGCTACCTGGAGCTGGAAGATCGCTTCCTGTCCCTAACTGAAACTGCCAACCCTGACTGCATTTTTGCCATAGTAGGCAACAAAGCTGACCTGACTGATTCTCAAGCCCAGGCTCCGGAACCAGACGTCAAAGATGTCAAGGATGGAGCTGTGCCTTCTCCTGCCTCTACTCTGCAGCGTAAACAGGTGAACAGAGAAGATGCCATGGCTCTGTATGGCCGTGTACTACATTATAAAGGCCTTGAAGTAAAGGACTGTTTGCCAGCTGACAGGATGTGCTTCGAGACCAGTGCTAAATCAGGCTACAATGTGGATATATTGTTTGAAAGACtgtttgacatggtggtgcCGTTCATCCTGAAGAAACGTAACGAAGGCGAGAGCATGACTGTTGACTTGGAGGCACCTAGCACAAATAAGAGGACGAAATCAGCCTGCTGTGTCTAA